AATCCGATGGCTCACCCGAAGTCGAGTTGCGCGAGTTGGGATGGGTGTTGGCACAAATCCTGATCGCCCCGGATTATCTGCGGCTTTATCGGGCCATCGTTGCTGAGGCCGAGCGTCTTCCGGAACTCGGCCAGGTGTTTTACGAAAACGGTGCAAAGGTCGTACGAGCCTTCGCCGCAAAAATTCTGCGAAAGCGATTTGACGAATCGACTGCTGCATTGCGCGCAGCGACATTCGTCCAGTTGGTGCTAGGCGACGCGTATCTGGAACTGTCAATTGGCTACACGGTGCCCGGCGTTGAGGCGCGCTTTGCGCTGCAGATTGAGGAGGCTGTGGCGGCTGCACTTCGCTAAGGAGGCGGAAATCTGCGTCACCTCGTCGTTGCCGACTACAGGGCATCAGCCAGATTGACCGCAGCGTCGCCGAGACGGATCAGGCGACACAGCAAAACGCTGCCCTCGTTGGGCAATCGACGGCCGCCTCCGCGATACTGAACGAGCAGGCCCACGGCCTGTCCGGCATCGCGGGGGGGTTCAAGCTGCGCCACGCCGGCCCTCGCGTGTAATGGGCAACGATTGCCGATCTGCACATAAGGCCCGACGTGATCGACCGACAGAATCTCCATCGACTCCGCATAACGAATCACGACCTCACGAATCATCGTCATCTGACAGTCTCCTGAAGGCGCCGGCCGAAACCGGCTATGCGTGCCCGACCAAATCCTGCGAAATTAGGCGTGCCGTGCAACGCAGCACTGGCAAACAGCCCCAATCGCACAAACATGACGCCGCCGCTATTTGGCGCTATCGTGTAATCCGCATCACCCGCCGCAAGCAGCATCCCGCATGTCACCGCCTTTCCATTTCCGCTCGCGTCCGCGCGAAGCGATGGAGCCGCAAACATGAGCTACACCGAGTCGATCGGCAGTCGCACGTACCGCTTCGCCGACCTGAAGACTCTGCTCGCGAAAGCGAGCCCGCAACGCTCCGGCGACCAACTCGCAGGCATCGCGGCGGCGAGCGAAGAAGAGCGGGTCGCCGCCAAAATGGCGTTGGCACAGGTGCCGCTGCGCACGTTCCTGGACGAACCGCTGATCGCCTATGAAACCGATGAAGTCACGCGCCTGATCATCGACGATCACTCGGCACAAGCTTTCGCCGAAATCTCACATCTGACAGTAGGCGACTTTCGCAACTGGCTGCTCGACACCACAACTGACACCGACGCCCTCATTCGCATCACCCAGGGCCTTACACCGGAAATGGTCGCCGCGGTCTCGAAGCTGATGCGCAACCAGGACCTGATCATCGCCGCACGCAAGCGCCCGGTCGTCACGCGTTTTCGCAACACCAACGGTTTACCGGGCCGCCTATCCGCCCGCCTGCAACCGAACCACCCAACCGACGACGTCAAAGGCATCGCCGCCTCGATGCTCGACGGCCTGATGTACGGCTGCGGCGACGCGCTGATCGGCATCAATCCGGCGAGCGACAATCTTGCCGCGATCACCAAGCTGCTGCTGATGATCGACGAATTCCGGCAGCGCTACGCGGTGCCGACGCAATCGTGCGTGCTCACGCACGTCACGAGCACGATCGCCGCGATCGAAAAAGGCGCGCCGGTCGATCTGGTGTTTCAGTCGATCGCGGGCACCGAGAAAGCGAACGCGAGCTTCGGCATTTCGCTGGCGCTGCTGCAGGAAGCGTACGAGGCGGGGTTGTCGCTGCAACGCGGCACGGTCGGCAGCAATCTGATGTACTTCGAAACGGGGCAGGGCAGCGCGTTGTCGGCCGATGCGCATTTCGGCGTCGACCAGCAGACCTGCGAGGCGCGCGCCTATGCGGTCGCGCGCAAGTTCAAGCCGTTTCTGGTGAACACGGTGGTCGGCTTCATCGGCCCCGAATATCTGTACGACGGCAAGCAGATCACGCGCGCGGGTCTCGAGGATCACTTCTGCGGCAAGCTGCTCGGCGTGCCGATGGGCTGCGACATCTGCTACACGAATCACGCCGAAGCGGATCAGGACGACATGGACAACCTGCTGACGCTGCTCGGCGTCGCGGGCATCAATTTCATCATGGGCGTGCCGGGCGCGGACGACGTGATGCTCAACTATCAGAGCACGTCGTTTCACGACGCGCTGTATGTGCGCGACGTGCTCGGCTTACGGCGCGCGCCTGAATTCGAGGCATGGTTGGAGTCGATGCAGATCATCGACGCACGCGGCGCATTGATCGGCGCATCGACGCGGCAACCGCTGCTCGAAGGCGCACGTGACTGGATGGGCGTCGCATGAGCGTGAACGACGCACTCGACGAGGATCCGTGGAACGCGCTGCGTCAGTTTACGCAGGCACGCATCGCGTTGGGCCGCGCGGGCAACAGCCTGCCGACCGCACCGTTGCTCGCGTTCAACCTCGCGCACGCGCAGGCGCGCGACGCCGTGCACCATCCACTCGACGTGGACGCGCTGCACGCGCAACTGCGCAGGCAAGGTTTCAACACGCTCGACGTGCATAGCGCCGCGCCGGATCGCGAGCATTATTTGCGGCGTCCCGATCTCGGACGGCGTCTGTCGGTCGAGAGTCGCGCGGCGCTCGCGCAACTGCCAGCCCAACCAAGCGATGTGCTGTTCGTCATCGGCGATGGTCTATCGGCATTCGCCGCGTCGAGGCAGGCGGTACCACTGCTGCAATCCGTACATTCGAAGCTCACGGATTGGACGATCGGTCCCGTGGTGATCGCGCGCCAGGCTCGCGTCGCACTCGGAGACGAGATCGGCGGATTGCTCGACGCGAAGATCGTCGTGATGCTGATCGGCGAGCGACCCGGTTTGAGTTCGCCGGATAGCCTCGGCATCTACATCACCTATGCGCCGACAGCGGGTTGCAGCGACGCGCAGCGCAACTGCATTTCGAACGTGCGACCCGAAGGGCTCGACTATCCGCAGGCCGCGCACAAGCTGCACTATCTGCTCGAGCAGGCGAGGAAGCTCGGTCTCACGGGTGTCGGTTTGAAAGACGACAGCGATGAACTGCTGGCGAGCGCGCCGACGCATGCTGCCGTGACCGACGGCTCAGCGTAGGACGCAACGAGCGTCTACCTCTGACGCGCACTCACTTCCTCAATAACCTCAGCCCATTGCCCACCACCAGCAAACTCGCACCGACGTCCGCGAAAACGGCCATCCACATCGTGCCGAAGCCCATCAACGTCAGCACGAGAAACACGCTCTTGATGCCGAGCGCGAGTCCGATGTTCTGCACCAGCACCGCATGCGTCGCCTTCGACAGCCGGATGAACACCGGAATCTTGCGCAGGTCGTCGTCCATCAGCGCGACGTCGGCGGTTTCGATCGCGGTGTCGGTACCCATCGCACCCATCGCGAAGCCGATGTCAGCGCGCGCGAGCGCGGG
Above is a window of Paraburkholderia sprentiae WSM5005 DNA encoding:
- a CDS encoding TetR/AcrR family transcriptional regulator, with amino-acid sequence MNTPSLPDLSPLQRRKRAAILDGAKTVFLSQGFGLATMDDVAAAAGVGKQTVYRHFKSKEALFVGLVSSMCAQVGALLVNAQDAQSDGSPEVELRELGWVLAQILIAPDYLRLYRAIVAEAERLPELGQVFYENGAKVVRAFAAKILRKRFDESTAALRAATFVQLVLGDAYLELSIGYTVPGVEARFALQIEEAVAAALR
- a CDS encoding ethanolamine ammonia-lyase subunit EutB, which gives rise to MSYTESIGSRTYRFADLKTLLAKASPQRSGDQLAGIAAASEEERVAAKMALAQVPLRTFLDEPLIAYETDEVTRLIIDDHSAQAFAEISHLTVGDFRNWLLDTTTDTDALIRITQGLTPEMVAAVSKLMRNQDLIIAARKRPVVTRFRNTNGLPGRLSARLQPNHPTDDVKGIAASMLDGLMYGCGDALIGINPASDNLAAITKLLLMIDEFRQRYAVPTQSCVLTHVTSTIAAIEKGAPVDLVFQSIAGTEKANASFGISLALLQEAYEAGLSLQRGTVGSNLMYFETGQGSALSADAHFGVDQQTCEARAYAVARKFKPFLVNTVVGFIGPEYLYDGKQITRAGLEDHFCGKLLGVPMGCDICYTNHAEADQDDMDNLLTLLGVAGINFIMGVPGADDVMLNYQSTSFHDALYVRDVLGLRRAPEFEAWLESMQIIDARGALIGASTRQPLLEGARDWMGVA
- the eutC gene encoding ethanolamine ammonia-lyase subunit EutC → MSVNDALDEDPWNALRQFTQARIALGRAGNSLPTAPLLAFNLAHAQARDAVHHPLDVDALHAQLRRQGFNTLDVHSAAPDREHYLRRPDLGRRLSVESRAALAQLPAQPSDVLFVIGDGLSAFAASRQAVPLLQSVHSKLTDWTIGPVVIARQARVALGDEIGGLLDAKIVVMLIGERPGLSSPDSLGIYITYAPTAGCSDAQRNCISNVRPEGLDYPQAAHKLHYLLEQARKLGLTGVGLKDDSDELLASAPTHAAVTDGSA